A window of Conger conger chromosome 13, fConCon1.1, whole genome shotgun sequence contains these coding sequences:
- the zgc:171927 gene encoding ras-related protein ORAB-1, with product MNPEYDYLFKLLLIGDSGVGKSCLLLRFADDTYTESYISTIGVDFKIRTIEMEGKTVKLQIWDTAGQERFRTITSSYYRGAHGIIIVYDVTDQESFNNVKQWLEEIDRYACENVSKLLVGNKCDLASKKVVDFTTGKEFAVSLKIPFLETSAKNANNVEKAFLTMATEIQKRLGSSGVQNEAARVSSKINSAPLWPGGEKAAAEEVNSCC from the exons ATGAATCCTGAATA TGACTACCTTTTCAAGCTGCTTCTGATTGGAGATTCCGGAGTGGGCAAGTCCTGTCTGCTGCTGCGCTTTGCG GATGACACGTACACAGAGAGCTACATCAGCACCATTGGGGTGGACTTCAAGATCAGGACTATTGAAATGGAGGGGAAGACTGTGAAGTTGCAAATC TGGGACACAGCTGGTCAAGAGAGATTCCGAACCATCACGTCCAGTTACTACAGAGGGGCCCATGGCATCATAATCGTCTATGATGTAACTGATCAG GAGTCCTTTAACAATGTGAAGCAATGGTTGGAGGAGATTGATCGTTATGCCTGTGAGAATGTTTCCAAGCTGCTGGTGGGGAACAAGTGTGATCTGGCTTCCAAAAAAGTTGTGGACTTCACCACCGGAAAG GAATTTGCCGTGTCACTTAAGATTCCATTCCTGGAAACAAGTGCAAAGAATGCCAACAATGTGGAAAAGGCTTTCCTGACAATGGCAACAGAAATCCAGAAGCGCCTGGGCAGCAGTGGCGTTCAGAATGAGGCAGCTAGAGTCAGCTCTAAAATCAACAGCGCTCCCCTGTGGCCCGGAGGAGAGAAGGCAGCAGCAGAGGAAGTCAACTCTTGCTGTTGA
- the zgc:113149 gene encoding uncharacterized protein zgc:113149 isoform X1 has protein sequence MRAGRQYGGATLTDRVGRTRCGAWRGPEKDPETGQRTQDVRLLLQSPRTRGRRPALQEEEVTLHLRRGPAPVERSKFNSGVSADVKKRTWAEITARINEISECPREIIEIIKKWSDLKCDTKRKVAAMRAGPGGASSALRISRDLSPVENIVHEILQLPPRDSSSGGFPGGWAGLGGGRLEENGDDDDDDDDVIMGMPGSVSANGRLDLPPMLPMPHLPPHPLGLPNAMPLPLPLPPHPLALKGELTMPHSVYGLSVRDSAFSLAVSGDPPVSSYEMQYEIPHAEDQALDDSDGERREGPRPSPAEEEQHLPGLRRMAPSSVRSSSSSSSAAAPAPSSSSAPAPPAPATPPQPPAGAPQGLSARDSMLQSASASVREQHATNALLETVSRSLVLLSESLQQLVETQQEFVRDSLRLQQETVHVLRDFSTGALALMRDKLNGRPPP, from the exons ATGCGGGCAGGTCGGCAGTACGGAGGAGCCACTCTCACTGACAGGGTGGGCCGAACACGTTGTGGCGCGTGGAGAGGCCCGGAGAAGGATCCGGAAACTGGTCAGAGAACGCAAGATGTCCGGCTTCTTCTACAGTCCCCGCGGACGAGGGGCCGGCGGCCTGCCCTTCAGGAAGAGGAAGTCACGCTTCACCTTCGACGAGGTCCAGCTCCTGTTGAACGAA GCAAGTTCAACAGTGGCGTCTCGGCCGACGTAAAAAAGCGCACGTGGGCGGAGATCACCGCTCGCATCAACGAGATCAGCGAGTGCCCGCGCGAGATCATCGAGATCATCAAGAAGTGGTCGGACCTCAAGTGCGACACCAAACGCAAGGTGGCGGCCAtgcgggcggggccgggcgggGCCAGCTCGGCGCTGCGCATATCCCGCGACCTCTCGCCCGTGGAGAACATTGTGCACGAGATCCTGCAGCTGCCCCCGCGGGACTCCTCCTCGGGCGGGTTCCCCGGGGGGTGGGCCGGCCTGGGGGGCGGGCGGCTGGAGGAGAACGGTGACGATGACGACGACGACGATGACGTCATCATGGGCATGCCCGGCAGCGTCTCTGCTAACGGCAGGCTGGACCTTCCTCCCATGCTCCCCATGCCCCACCTGCCCCCGCACCCCCTGGGGCTGCCCAACGccatgcccctgcccctgcccttgcCCCCACACCCACTGGCACTAAAAGGGGAGCTCACCATGCCCCACTCCGTCTACGGCCTCTCTGTCCGGGACTCCGCCTTCTCGCTGGCTGTGTCTG GGGATCCTCCCGTTTCCTCTTATGAAATGCAGTATGAAATTCCTCATGCAGAAG accagGCCCTGGACGACTCGGACGGGGAGCGGCGTGAGGGCCCGCGGCCCAGCCCCGCCGAGGAGGAGCAGCACCTGCCCGGCCTGCGCCGCATGGCCCCGTCCTCCGTGCGctcttcctcctcgtcctcctccgcCGCCGcgcccgccccctcctcctcctcggcccccgccccgcccgcgccCGCCACGCCTCCCCAGCCGCCCGCCGGGGCCCCTCAGGGCCTGAGCGCGCGGGACTCCATGCTGCAGAGCGCCTCGGCCAGCGTGCGGGAGCAGCACGCCACCAACGCCCTGCTGGAGACGGTCTCGCGCTCCCTGGTCCTGCTGTCCGAGTCGCTGCAGCAGCTGGTGGAGACGCAGCAGGAGTTCGTGCGCGACTCCCTGCGTCTGCAGCAGGAGACCGTGCACGTCCTGCGGGACTTCTCCACCGGTGCCCTGGCGCTCATGCGGGACAAGCTCAACGGCCGGCCGCCGCCATAG
- the zgc:113149 gene encoding myb-related transcription factor, partner of profilin isoform X2, whose product MSGFFYSPRGRGAGGLPFRKRKSRFTFDEVQLLLNEVRNNRHIVIGKFNSGVSADVKKRTWAEITARINEISECPREIIEIIKKWSDLKCDTKRKVAAMRAGPGGASSALRISRDLSPVENIVHEILQLPPRDSSSGGFPGGWAGLGGGRLEENGDDDDDDDDVIMGMPGSVSANGRLDLPPMLPMPHLPPHPLGLPNAMPLPLPLPPHPLALKGELTMPHSVYGLSVRDSAFSLAVSGDPPVSSYEMQYEIPHAEDQALDDSDGERREGPRPSPAEEEQHLPGLRRMAPSSVRSSSSSSSAAAPAPSSSSAPAPPAPATPPQPPAGAPQGLSARDSMLQSASASVREQHATNALLETVSRSLVLLSESLQQLVETQQEFVRDSLRLQQETVHVLRDFSTGALALMRDKLNGRPPP is encoded by the exons ATGTCCGGCTTCTTCTACAGTCCCCGCGGACGAGGGGCCGGCGGCCTGCCCTTCAGGAAGAGGAAGTCACGCTTCACCTTCGACGAGGTCCAGCTCCTGTTGAACGAAGTGAGGAACAACCGCCACATCGTCATTG GCAAGTTCAACAGTGGCGTCTCGGCCGACGTAAAAAAGCGCACGTGGGCGGAGATCACCGCTCGCATCAACGAGATCAGCGAGTGCCCGCGCGAGATCATCGAGATCATCAAGAAGTGGTCGGACCTCAAGTGCGACACCAAACGCAAGGTGGCGGCCAtgcgggcggggccgggcgggGCCAGCTCGGCGCTGCGCATATCCCGCGACCTCTCGCCCGTGGAGAACATTGTGCACGAGATCCTGCAGCTGCCCCCGCGGGACTCCTCCTCGGGCGGGTTCCCCGGGGGGTGGGCCGGCCTGGGGGGCGGGCGGCTGGAGGAGAACGGTGACGATGACGACGACGACGATGACGTCATCATGGGCATGCCCGGCAGCGTCTCTGCTAACGGCAGGCTGGACCTTCCTCCCATGCTCCCCATGCCCCACCTGCCCCCGCACCCCCTGGGGCTGCCCAACGccatgcccctgcccctgcccttgcCCCCACACCCACTGGCACTAAAAGGGGAGCTCACCATGCCCCACTCCGTCTACGGCCTCTCTGTCCGGGACTCCGCCTTCTCGCTGGCTGTGTCTG GGGATCCTCCCGTTTCCTCTTATGAAATGCAGTATGAAATTCCTCATGCAGAAG accagGCCCTGGACGACTCGGACGGGGAGCGGCGTGAGGGCCCGCGGCCCAGCCCCGCCGAGGAGGAGCAGCACCTGCCCGGCCTGCGCCGCATGGCCCCGTCCTCCGTGCGctcttcctcctcgtcctcctccgcCGCCGcgcccgccccctcctcctcctcggcccccgccccgcccgcgccCGCCACGCCTCCCCAGCCGCCCGCCGGGGCCCCTCAGGGCCTGAGCGCGCGGGACTCCATGCTGCAGAGCGCCTCGGCCAGCGTGCGGGAGCAGCACGCCACCAACGCCCTGCTGGAGACGGTCTCGCGCTCCCTGGTCCTGCTGTCCGAGTCGCTGCAGCAGCTGGTGGAGACGCAGCAGGAGTTCGTGCGCGACTCCCTGCGTCTGCAGCAGGAGACCGTGCACGTCCTGCGGGACTTCTCCACCGGTGCCCTGGCGCTCATGCGGGACAAGCTCAACGGCCGGCCGCCGCCATAG
- the zgc:101731 gene encoding SNARE_SNAP25N and SNARE_SNAP23C domain-containing protein isoform X1: protein MASDTAMKTELEELQKRANQVTDESLESTRRMMQLVEESKDAGIRVLVMLDEQGEQLEHIEEGLDQINQDMREAEKNLTDLGKCCGLCSCDKLKDFEASGAYKKVWGNNQDGVVSSQPTSRVVDEREQMTMSGGYIRRVTNDAREDEMEENLTQVGSILGNLRSMALDMGNEIDTQNVQIDRIQGKAIINESRISEANQRAHKLIAR from the exons ATGGCCTCTGACACAGCCATGAAGAcagagctggaggagctgcagaaaCGGGCCAATCAGGTTACAGATGAG TCTCTGGAGAGTACCCGTCGCATGATGCAGCTGGTTGAAGAG AGTAAGGATGCGGGAATCCGGGTGTTGGTCATGTTGGATGAGCAAGGAG AGCAACTGGAACACATCGAGGAAGGTCTGGACCAGATCAATCAGGACATGAGGGAGGCTGAAAAGAACCTCACAGACCTGGGCAAATGTTGTGGTCTGTGCTCCTGTGATAA GCTGAAGGACTTTGAGGCCAGCGGTGCTTACAAGAAGGTGTGGGGGAACAACCAGGACGGTGTGGTGTCCAGTCAGCCCACGTCCCGCGTGGTGGACGAGAGGGAGCAGATGACCATGAGCGGCGGATACATCCGCAG GGTCACAAATGACGCACGCGAGGACGAGATGGAGGAGAACCTGACGCAGGTTGGGAGCATCCTGGGCAACCTGCGCAGTATGGCACTGGACATGGGCAACGAGATCGACACGCAGAACGTCCAGATCGACCGCATCCAGGGGAAG GCGATCATCAATGAATCCCGCATCAGTGAAGCCAACCAGAGGGCCCACAAGCTCATTGCGAGATAA
- the zgc:101731 gene encoding SNARE_SNAP25N and SNARE_SNAP23C domain-containing protein isoform X2, with protein sequence MASDTAMKTELEELQKRANQVTDESLESTRRMMQLVEESKDAGIRVLVMLDEQGEQLDRIDEGMDQINQDMKEAEKNLTDMAQCCGLCVCPCAKLKDFEASGAYKKVWGNNQDGVVSSQPTSRVVDEREQMTMSGGYIRRVTNDAREDEMEENLTQVGSILGNLRSMALDMGNEIDTQNVQIDRIQGKAIINESRISEANQRAHKLIAR encoded by the exons ATGGCCTCTGACACAGCCATGAAGAcagagctggaggagctgcagaaaCGGGCCAATCAGGTTACAGATGAG TCTCTGGAGAGTACCCGTCGCATGATGCAGCTGGTTGAAGAG AGTAAGGATGCGGGAATCCGGGTGTTGGTCATGTTGGATGAGCAAGGAG AGCAACTGGACCGCATCGACGAGGGCATGGATCAGATCAACCAGGACATGAAGGAGGCAGAGAAAAACCTCACAGATATGGCCCAGTGCTGCGGACTATGCGTCTGCCCGTGCGCCAA GCTGAAGGACTTTGAGGCCAGCGGTGCTTACAAGAAGGTGTGGGGGAACAACCAGGACGGTGTGGTGTCCAGTCAGCCCACGTCCCGCGTGGTGGACGAGAGGGAGCAGATGACCATGAGCGGCGGATACATCCGCAG GGTCACAAATGACGCACGCGAGGACGAGATGGAGGAGAACCTGACGCAGGTTGGGAGCATCCTGGGCAACCTGCGCAGTATGGCACTGGACATGGGCAACGAGATCGACACGCAGAACGTCCAGATCGACCGCATCCAGGGGAAG GCGATCATCAATGAATCCCGCATCAGTGAAGCCAACCAGAGGGCCCACAAGCTCATTGCGAGATAA